A genomic region of Fodinisporobacter ferrooxydans contains the following coding sequences:
- a CDS encoding stage V sporulation protein AE translates to MVLSDTIPTKKSIILITDGDTIAVRAIERVANRIGGRSISRSGGNPTPLEGPKIQRLIWEAASDLVLVLFDDNGHTGVGPGERALQYIATCKDFQVLGALAVASNSYSSVAARVHVSVTKFGQIIPYGVDKHGEPLKQKLPFIYGDTVGVLNELNLPVVVGIGDIGKMRGRDIIDRDSPITYRAVLEILRRSGYLKKTKTATSKDNNP, encoded by the coding sequence ATGGTGTTGTCTGATACCATACCGACCAAAAAATCGATTATCCTGATAACAGACGGAGACACGATCGCAGTCCGGGCGATTGAACGGGTTGCAAACCGCATCGGGGGAAGATCCATTTCCCGATCCGGCGGCAACCCAACTCCTTTGGAAGGACCCAAAATTCAACGGTTAATATGGGAGGCTGCGAGCGACCTCGTGCTCGTATTATTTGATGATAATGGGCACACAGGTGTCGGCCCAGGTGAGAGGGCGTTGCAATATATTGCTACATGTAAAGATTTTCAAGTATTAGGTGCATTAGCTGTCGCATCGAATTCCTATTCGTCTGTAGCAGCCAGGGTGCACGTATCTGTAACCAAGTTCGGACAAATCATTCCATATGGCGTTGACAAGCACGGAGAACCTTTGAAGCAAAAACTTCCCTTTATTTATGGAGATACGGTCGGAGTATTAAATGAACTGAATTTGCCTGTGGTTGTGGGCATTGGCGATATTGGAAAGATGCGGGGAAGAGACATTATCGACCGCGATTCCCCCATAACCTATCGTGCTGTACTGGAAATTTTGCGGCGCAGCGGGTACCTCAAAAAAACAAAGACAGCAACAAGTAAAGACAACAACCCGTAA
- the spoVAE gene encoding stage V sporulation protein AE — translation MIYLWAFVIGGLICVIGQLIMDLTKLTPAHVMAILVVIGAILGGLGIYEPLMEFAGAGVSIPITSFGNALVHGAISEAKKDGIVGIITGIFEVTSAGISAAIIFGFLASLVFKPKG, via the coding sequence ATGATTTATTTGTGGGCGTTTGTAATCGGCGGACTGATTTGTGTGATTGGTCAATTGATAATGGATTTGACCAAGTTGACACCTGCACATGTGATGGCGATTTTGGTGGTGATCGGTGCAATTCTTGGCGGACTAGGCATTTACGAACCTTTAATGGAGTTTGCCGGTGCCGGTGTATCAATTCCAATTACAAGCTTTGGCAATGCCCTCGTTCATGGAGCGATATCGGAAGCCAAGAAAGATGGCATTGTCGGGATTATTACAGGCATTTTCGAAGTGACAAGCGCAGGGATTTCAGCGGCAATCATCTTCGGGTTTTTGGCATCGCTGGTTTTTAAACCGAAAGGGTAG
- the spoVAD gene encoding stage V sporulation protein AD produces MSKLGSQTWEFKNRPCIVGTGTAVGPKEGQGPLGNLFDIVHDDLYVGQDSWEKAERYMLEEAVNKAVKKSGIEKNQLDYIFAGDLINQITPSSFAARSLSIPYIGIFGACSTSMLGLSLAALLVDSGYGEYVAAATGSHVSTAERQFRYPTEYGGQKPPTAHCTVTGGGAAIVGKAGNGPVITHATIGKVIDMGVKSPWEMGAAMAPAAADTIAAHFKDADRKPSDYDLIVTGDLARVGHPIAQKLLAEAGYDCGDRFTDCGILIYDPKQPEVFSGGSGCACCAVVSYSYIFQQMLQGKWKRVLITATGALLSPLTNMQGETIPCIAHSVSLEMGGNSQ; encoded by the coding sequence GTGTCCAAACTAGGAAGCCAAACCTGGGAGTTTAAAAATCGGCCGTGCATTGTGGGAACAGGAACTGCGGTCGGCCCTAAGGAAGGGCAAGGTCCACTGGGAAATTTGTTTGATATTGTCCACGATGATTTATACGTCGGTCAGGACAGTTGGGAAAAAGCGGAACGATACATGTTGGAAGAAGCGGTGAATAAAGCGGTAAAAAAATCGGGAATCGAAAAAAATCAATTGGATTACATATTTGCAGGGGATTTGATTAACCAGATCACTCCTTCGAGTTTTGCGGCCCGCTCGTTATCGATTCCTTATATTGGTATTTTTGGCGCCTGCTCGACTTCCATGTTAGGATTATCCCTTGCCGCTTTACTTGTAGATAGCGGCTACGGGGAGTACGTAGCGGCTGCTACAGGCAGCCATGTGTCGACTGCTGAACGGCAGTTTCGTTATCCGACCGAGTACGGAGGGCAGAAACCGCCAACCGCTCATTGTACAGTTACTGGCGGTGGAGCTGCGATTGTCGGAAAAGCGGGAAACGGCCCCGTAATTACACATGCAACAATTGGAAAAGTCATTGATATGGGTGTCAAGAGTCCTTGGGAAATGGGGGCGGCCATGGCGCCGGCTGCAGCTGATACCATTGCGGCACATTTTAAAGATGCGGACCGCAAGCCTTCGGACTATGACTTGATTGTTACAGGAGACCTGGCGCGAGTCGGGCATCCGATTGCGCAAAAATTGTTGGCAGAAGCCGGTTATGATTGCGGGGACCGGTTTACAGATTGCGGGATTCTCATTTATGATCCCAAGCAACCGGAAGTGTTTTCTGGCGGCAGTGGTTGTGCGTGTTGCGCGGTTGTTTCCTATAGCTATATTTTTCAACAAATGCTGCAAGGCAAATGGAAGCGTGTATTAATCACGGCAACAGGCGCTTTACTATCTCCTCTGACCAATATGCAAGGCGAAACGATTCCGTGTATCGCACACAGTGTGTCATTGGAAATGGGAGGGAATTCTCAATGA
- the spoVAC gene encoding stage V sporulation protein AC, which translates to MAVKGSKAQQQYLQYVEEAKPAKPVAKNCLRAFLSGGTICLIGQFVEEIFIRVFHFTDKTAANPTVAVMIFLGVLLTGLGVYDRIGQWAGAGSAVPVTGFANGITSAAIEHKSEGYVLGVGGNMFKIAGPVIVFGVVAAFFIALIRTLFKMVME; encoded by the coding sequence TTGGCAGTCAAAGGATCAAAAGCACAACAACAGTATCTGCAATATGTCGAAGAAGCAAAACCTGCAAAACCCGTGGCAAAAAATTGCCTCAGGGCGTTTCTTTCCGGAGGTACGATTTGTCTGATCGGACAATTCGTCGAGGAAATCTTTATTCGCGTGTTTCATTTTACAGATAAAACAGCGGCAAATCCAACGGTCGCTGTCATGATCTTTTTAGGCGTTTTGTTAACAGGACTAGGTGTTTATGATCGTATCGGCCAATGGGCGGGTGCAGGTTCGGCCGTGCCGGTCACCGGGTTTGCCAATGGGATCACGTCTGCGGCAATCGAACACAAAAGTGAAGGTTACGTATTGGGTGTCGGGGGCAATATGTTTAAAATTGCCGGTCCTGTCATCGTATTTGGTGTGGTTGCCGCATTTTTTATTGCATTGATCCGAACGTTGTTCAAAATGGTAATGGAATGA
- the sigF gene encoding RNA polymerase sporulation sigma factor SigF, translating to MERQIPATQYKFTDEEIRQLIRQSQAGDDGARDALVISNQRLVWSVVQRFLNRGYEADDLFQIGCIGLMKSIDKFDLSYEVKFSTYAVPMIIGEIQRFLRDDSTVKVSRSLKEQAKQIRKTRDELAKKLGRQPHINEVAAELNMDPTDVVFAQEALRAPASIHEPVFENDGDPIYLMDQIADEGQERWFDRLSLHDALSRLPDRERLIIYMRFFKDKTQAEVAEMLGISQVQVSRLEKKILHTIRQQLG from the coding sequence ATGGAGCGGCAAATTCCTGCTACCCAATATAAATTCACGGATGAAGAGATTCGCCAGTTGATACGGCAAAGTCAGGCCGGTGACGACGGCGCCAGAGATGCGCTTGTCATATCCAACCAGCGATTGGTTTGGTCTGTTGTGCAGCGATTTTTGAACAGAGGGTATGAAGCGGACGATTTGTTTCAAATTGGCTGTATTGGACTTATGAAGTCGATCGATAAATTTGACCTTTCCTATGAAGTAAAATTTTCAACCTATGCGGTTCCCATGATTATCGGTGAAATTCAGCGGTTTTTGCGGGATGACAGTACGGTGAAAGTCAGCCGATCCTTAAAGGAGCAAGCGAAACAAATTCGCAAAACACGTGATGAGTTGGCAAAAAAATTGGGCAGGCAGCCACATATCAATGAAGTGGCGGCAGAGTTGAACATGGATCCTACAGATGTAGTGTTTGCGCAAGAAGCATTGCGCGCTCCTGCATCCATTCACGAGCCGGTGTTTGAAAATGACGGGGATCCCATTTACTTGATGGATCAAATTGCGGATGAAGGGCAAGAGCGTTGGTTTGATCGGCTAAGCTTGCATGATGCGTTGTCGAGATTGCCTGATCGGGAACGTCTGATTATTTATATGCGCTTTTTTAAAGACAAAACCCAGGCGGAAGTTGCTGAGATGCTTGGAATCTCCCAGGTACAAGTATCGAGACTGGAGAAGAAAATTTTGCATACGATTCGTCAACAGTTGGGTTAA
- the spoIIAB gene encoding anti-sigma F factor, protein MSQHNFMTLQFASKSPNESFARVAVAAFLAQMDPTLDELTEIKTVVSEAVTNAIIHGYENQEGVITISCSFEHSLVTIEVRDEGRGISDVETARQPLYTSKPELERSGMGFTIMESFMDSLEVESAEGKGTVIRLTKLLKTASVEH, encoded by the coding sequence ATGAGTCAACATAATTTCATGACGCTGCAATTTGCAAGCAAGTCTCCCAATGAATCATTTGCCAGAGTAGCAGTGGCTGCTTTTTTGGCGCAAATGGATCCAACATTGGATGAATTGACAGAAATCAAGACGGTTGTTTCGGAAGCTGTCACGAATGCAATTATTCACGGGTATGAAAATCAGGAAGGTGTGATCACCATATCCTGTTCCTTTGAACATTCTTTGGTGACAATTGAAGTCCGTGACGAAGGGCGAGGGATTTCCGATGTGGAAACTGCCCGTCAGCCTTTGTATACATCGAAACCGGAGTTGGAACGTTCAGGGATGGGCTTTACCATCATGGAAAGTTTCATGGATTCCCTTGAAGTGGAATCTGCGGAAGGCAAGGGAACCGTCATCCGGCTGACGAAACTACTAAAAACTGCGTCAGTGGAGCACTAA
- the spoIIAA gene encoding anti-sigma F factor antagonist, which yields MSFDVTVQTFGDILVVHMSGELDHHTAELVRNRVDQELGGRECQHMILNLSGLTFMDSSGLGVILGRYKRVTQGGGRMAITNVDPQIRRLFEMAGLLKIIQFYDTEDLALQAVGGAI from the coding sequence GTGAGCTTTGATGTTACTGTGCAAACATTCGGGGACATTTTGGTTGTACACATGAGTGGCGAATTGGATCATCACACGGCAGAGTTGGTACGAAACCGAGTCGATCAAGAACTGGGCGGCCGAGAGTGCCAGCATATGATTTTAAATTTAAGCGGCTTGACATTTATGGACAGTTCCGGACTTGGCGTCATTCTCGGGCGTTATAAACGAGTGACGCAAGGCGGCGGACGAATGGCGATTACAAATGTCGATCCACAAATTCGCCGTTTATTTGAAATGGCCGGTCTGCTTAAAATCATTCAATTTTATGATACAGAAGATCTTGCATTGCAAGCAGTGGGAGGTGCCATATGA